One segment of Coffea arabica cultivar ET-39 chromosome 7c, Coffea Arabica ET-39 HiFi, whole genome shotgun sequence DNA contains the following:
- the LOC113698132 gene encoding uncharacterized protein At3g28850: MGCATSKQKVCRKCQEPYSPVRRSYSMHASYHPPQKEGESYHLVALTSSTLGSLKLDLLDPNHPAFKRKGDEGEEESSVINPVSEKDDDNHSVKSRKEEFAVGVIEAKTWSKMIDEKIPKVAPRTPIRTPPGEPETINAWELMEGLEDTSPLRPANHHFRSFSFHVGSNHQFPCFVDDQHTPRVHDDGEVPAVKPAWLDTADSSDSNSNETSIISEFDPEVISAFRKSLEELPPANPFHLKPLMGEQALDGKDEPLEAADHVKERSPWTAAPRGKDRLIVYFTSLRGVRKTYEDCCNVRIILKGLGVKLDERDVSMHSGFKEELKELLGECWCKGGALPKVFIGSRFLGGAEEIRRMHEDGKLEKAVEGCEWADDGGGGGNAGVCNACGDIRFVPCETCCGSCKIYYEGEYEEEECEDAEYGFQRCPDCNENGLTRCPICCG; encoded by the coding sequence ATGGGCTGCGCAACATCAAAGCAGAAGGTATGCCGGAAATGTCAGGAGCCTTATTCTCCAGTGCGGCGGAGCTATTCAATGCACGCCTCCTATCACCCTCCTCAAAAGGAAGGCGAAAGCTATCATCTCGTGGCTCTTACCTCCTCTACATTGGGTTCTCTCAAGCTTGATTTGTTAGATCCAAATCATCCCGccttcaaaagaaaaggagacgaaggagaagaagaatCCTCCGTTATAAACCCAGTCTCAGAGAAAGATGACGACAATCATTCGGTAAAATCAAGGAAAGAGGAGTTCGCCGTGGGTGTCATCGAAGCTAAAACTTGGTCGAAAATGATCGACGAAAAAATCCCGAAAGTTGCTCCCAGAACGCCAATCAGAACTCCTCCTGGGGAGCCGGAAACTATCAATGCCTGGGAATTGATGGAAGGGCTGGAAGACACTAGTCCTCTTAGGCCCGCCAATCATCATTTCCGTAGCTTTTCTTTCCACGTGGGTTCCAACCATCAATTTCCATGCTTTGTTGACGATCAGCACACCCCGAGAGTTCATGATGACGGGGAAGTGCCGGCGGTGAAGCCGGCATGGTTGGACACAGCCGATAGTAGCGACTCCAATTCCAATGAGACGTCAATAATCTCAGAATTCGATCCTGAAGTGATATCTGCTTTTAGGAAATCACTGGAGGAGCTCCCGCCGGCCAATCCCTTCCATCTCAAGCCGCTGATGGGTGAGCAGGCTTTGGACGGCAAAGATGAGCCCTTGGAAGCAGCTGATCATGTCAAGGAAAGAAGCCCTTGGACTGCCGCGCCACGGGGTAAAGACAGGTTAATTGTGTATTTCACAAGCCTAAGAGGGGTTAGGAAGACGTACGAGGATTGCTGTAATGTTAGAATTATATTAAAAGGGTTAGGTGTTAAGCTTGACGAGAGGGATGTTTCAATGCATTCCGGGTTCAAGGAAGAATTGAAAGAGCTGTTGGGAGAGTGTTGGTGTAAGGGAGGTGCATTGCCTAAGGTGTTTATTGGTAGCAGATTCCTCGGTGGGGCGGAAGAGATACGCCGAATGCACGAGGACGGAAAGCTTGAGAAGGCCGTGGAAGGATGTGAATGGGCGGATGATGGTGGCGGCGGCGGCAATGCTGGTGTTTGCAACGCATGCGGGGATATTAGATTTGTTCCTTGCGAAACGTGTTGCGGGAGTTGTAAAATTTACTATGAAGGTGAATATGAGGAAGAAGAATGCGAAGATGCTGAATACGGATTTCAGAGATGTCCCGATTGCAATGAAAATGGGCTTACACGCTGTCCAATTTGCTGCGGTTAA